From a region of the Panicum virgatum strain AP13 chromosome 2K, P.virgatum_v5, whole genome shotgun sequence genome:
- the LOC120695308 gene encoding uncharacterized protein LOC120695308 has product MARDFLAIPVSTVSSESAFSAAGRILGKDRTSLSPETLEALICTKDWLIGFNDEEEGEPMSGKRMFGSDDDEDDELLGRVRAFDRHCNMVLENVREMWTEIPKTGKGKKKALPVNKDRFISKMFLRGDSVIIVLRDLK; this is encoded by the exons ATGGCTAGAGATTTCCTCGCTATCCCTGTGAGCACAGTGTCCTCAGAGTCTGCATTTAGTGCTGCTGGAAGAATCCTTGGTAAAGATAGGACTTCACTCTCCCCTGAAACTCTTGAAGCCCTAATTTGTACTAAAGATTGGTTGATTGGGTTCAAtgatgaagaggaaggcgaaCCAATGAGTGGAAAAAGGATGTTCGGttcagatgatgatgaagatgatga GTTACTTGGTCGTGTGAGGGCATTTGATCGGCATTGCAACATGGTTCTGGAGAATGTTAGGGAGATGTGGACTGAG ATACCAAAGACTGGTAAAGGCAAGAAGAAGGCTCTTCCGGTGAACAAAGACAGGTTCATAAGCAAGATGTTCCTCCGTGGGGATTCAGTCATCATTGTTCTCAGGGACCTGAAATGA